TGTTTTAGCTAATTAATTTACtattgactatttttttttagctaattGTTCTATGATATTATCCAGTTctcttcaaatgaaaattttgtattcgAATTGTCCTTTCCCACTCCTTAttataagagagaaaataaacaaaaaaactaattgatttCTGCCTAACTTATTTTGAGCTAAGCTCTCGAATCTACACGATGCATCCGAAGTCtgaataataattaattaattttattctaatataaaatttttattttttattctattagtCCAATTGCTAGAGGTAGTTGACTTTTAAGAGCAACTGTAGGGAGTGCTTCCAGGGGAGGGTGGGTATGCCATCTATTTAACTCGTACGAACCATGAAAGGGCAATATTCTcctttgtataatttaaatagtGAAAAGAGATAGTAATTGAATAAGCTTACAactttacttcttcttctttttaaagcTAGAATAagcttacaagttacaacttcAAATGGTTTGTAAAACAACATTTTACTCTCATTTTCATTTGCATGAGATTACTTCTATCggtttatttttttaggttcattaaagcttcaatttttttaaagatttttttttgagagataattacaatattcTGCTAATCCCGAAGTTCGAACCCTTTTCCCCCTAGACCTCTaaacactttgtgcatggggaggtgTTAATTCAACTACAAGTCCtttggcaattttttaaaagataaaaataaactttacacaacaaacaaattaaattaacaaaaacaaacgAATGCTTGAAGGAAATAAAAGAAGTAATGAGTGGATGTCacaaattaaacataatttcaaatttgcTTATATATCGAGGAATACTTAAGATTTTTGTATTAAATGGCATCTCATTTCTTTTAAAGGCAAATTATAGTTTTCAACCCTAAATCATCACCTTGATTACTCTTATCCCTCTAAATTATCAAAATGCATGTTGATTGATCCCCTAAAAACACCTTATATTATCCCCTTGTCATATATTTTACTGttaattttaacataatttAGTACTGGAAGATTAATTTATCCCTTAGATGTCTACTTTGGAGAAATggataaattgatattttaatgttaAATTATGTCAGACTTAACACAAAAGCAATGGTAAAGGAGACATTGAAACATAGTTATAATTTTAGAGGTCAATGGTgcatttcaatagtttagagggttaaatgaaattaaagtgatagtttaggaaaaaaaaaaattttacccgtgaaaaatgtcaaaattataaatttaataccAAGATTCAATTATATTTACCTATAACTGGTTAAAAAAATCCCGAAAGTTTGTAAAATTCAACAACTTCTTGTACTCAAACAAAATATTCCATGGGCCTATagacttaaaagttaaaactctaAAAGTCAAGACTCAAGAATCTTTTGGATTATGTGTTAGGTCAATCCAAATTAACACAAATCACTCACCTTCCCGCCTCTCAAATAGTctcaaatctatatatataataaaaggtgaaattgagagaaacttaaattagaattccaaattagagttctaattttgcgccatgtgtcctaaattatttattattatttttatataagatagaatttctattctaGCATAATTTAAGtgaatatgtgtgtgaaactcctttatggagacttgaaccccggctcTTGCCCTCCACACCCCATAccccataagcacttatacttgtagagtaacCAACACACCAAGAGTGTGCAGtggtgtcctaaattatttattcttaaagagttttatttcttaattttagataAAATGTGGGACACcgtaaatattcatccaagtgagttattaattacaaaaaccaaagagtttagaataaatgaatcgtaaaaaaaaaaaaaaaaaatacttaaaaaaaaatagacaatttacattttatatctaataatatctttacaaatttttttaaagagttaataaaatataaaaatgactattaatagaaattatattatacatatagaaattatattatacatcttTAAATGTATTCATGCATATGGTTACAAATTACAAGCttgttaattaataataaaaacctcATAAAATCGAATAAAATTAGATAATAGCGAGATTATATCTCGTTGACAATTACGTCCTCCTAAGTAGATTCTATATTCGGAAAAACCTTTTTAGTTTtcgaaacaaacaaaagcaGTTACCGTATTCGAAAGGCTGAGTACATAAAGGGTCTATGTATAGCTGTTCTGAGTTTATGCTCGTTAATTATGGGTTCTCTGACTTCTTAAGCTTTTTACTTATCTGTGCAGCCAAATTGTCAGTGTTGTTAAATAAGGACTAATTTTCGCAATTAAAGCCTCTCATTGGATCTGAAGCCGTACCAGTTCCCTAGGAAACTCCAAAAAAGCTGCCTTTTCTCTGGTTACTgaaccaacaccaacaccaacacccaAATCCAAAGCTTGGATTCAGAAATCTGGGAGCTACCCATTTCCAAGAATCGTGCAAGAAATAATGGGTCGGTCCTGTTTTCACAGGATTCTTCTTGTTTCATCACTTCTGGTTCTGTTCTTCTCTCATGGTACTACTACAATGTTTCTATAGCATTAGTTTTTTGtgcttttcatttttcctaGGAGTATTTTCTGTTTGATTTTTTGTCTTGTCTCTTGGTTCCTTTTTCCTTAACTTTTCATTGTCAATTTTAAGGATTCGGTAGAAAAGTGATGGAGACGGTTGAGCATGAAGATAGTTCCACTGTTGAAGGAGAGGTTAGTTACTTTTTCCCCTCCTCTTTTTCATAGAGTAATAGTTGTATAGTTGTTTCActcaataattattttatttttctttagtgaACATTGAGTAAATGTTTATTTGTTGTCCAGGAAACTATAGGAAAATCAAGGGAGATTGCAGAAGTGATGGATTATTCAGATCCGGGGCCAAACACTAACCCGAAAGCCGGTTACAATCTCAGCCCTCCTCCGCATGCCTAAGCGAGGTTATCAACGAATTAATGAATAAAGAGtttctcactttcttttttgtttttttggtttttaagggATTGGTTGGTAGTgaagtttgagtaatgttgtttgtagttttttaaaatagatgTGGGTGAAGGCCTGTTTGGTGAGTGAGTTCAAACttacattttcacattttaaacaatattacacgcaTTTTCACACagtttttcactcacacgtatttcaaaaaattctaaacaacaaTTCTCAAATTACTCTACCAAACACCCTAAAGTTTGAAGAAATgtttgtaatattgtttaaaatgttaaaatgtGAGTTTGAGCTTGAGCTTGCCTGCCAATCagccctaattttttttttttctgtttttttttttttgagaaacctttGTAAGTTAAGTTTGTGAGATGAATAGAATTGTTTATGTTACTTCGGTGATGCTGAATTTGTAAATAGGGTGATGCTGAAAATTTGGGTTCTTTATAATCAGTTGTCTTCAGAATTCAGACTTTGTGCAATAAAACAGTATTGGTGATGCTGCTCTTCCTTATTGTTATATCCAACTATCCAAGCATAGAAGTCCAGAATAACAaactttttcttcaatgatatgATAGGTTATGGACTCGGTTTGTGTCATGTACAAAGTTTAATTCTTTAAGGGTTGAAGACTTTTTTAACCAGTGTTGCCCTACTTTGTTCAGTAATCGAAGTTGGCATATATAAGCTAGCCTAACTTTCTCAAATGAGTTTTGAGTTTGACTCATGAACTAGATTAATTGTGTTAGAAACCTAGTGATTTCTAATTGGGATGGGCAGGAATTTTAGGAAAATGTATGGTAATTATAGagaaattgacttaattcgagATAGTTACCATCGATCTATAAAGAAATActagaagagagaaaaactaGGCATTTATATAACCATAAAACTATTTTATTGGCCCACATAACCTTATTCTAATGGTTCTATTATTCCCAATGTGCATTAATAATTCTAACATGTGTTAAATATGATTAATATGTTTGAAATtataactaactaactaaatacaacattaaaacaattattattaagtcaaaaaaaaaaaaaaacaattattattatatacttataGGGGTTGCTAAAAAATTAGTAtgcatattttttattccttcccTTGCTTATAGCATATATTATACAGATGCTTTTGGAGATCAATTTCCCTTGTGTGATAGCCTTTGACAATAGTTTTGTTACTACTATTTTTCTCTATCTAATTTGTGCTTCATTGCATTAGCAAAAGTCTAATttgatcttcttcttttttgttaagAAAGAATTTGATCTTATATGGGTTGATTATGGGTAAGGAAAAgttaattctatatatatatatatatatatgtatgtatatatataaaacaacaCTTATATATGTACGGATTTTGAAGTATTTTTGCCTTCACATGTCATCCATCACCGGATAGAACATTCAAGGTTCCAtgaattctatatatatatatatatatatatatatatatataaaacaacaCTTATATATGTACGGA
This DNA window, taken from Quercus robur chromosome 2, dhQueRobu3.1, whole genome shotgun sequence, encodes the following:
- the LOC126715175 gene encoding uncharacterized protein LOC126715175, with the translated sequence MGRSCFHRILLVSSLLVLFFSHGFGRKVMETVEHEDSSTVEGEETIGKSREIAEVMDYSDPGPNTNPKAGYNLSPPPHA